Proteins encoded by one window of Vitis riparia cultivar Riparia Gloire de Montpellier isolate 1030 chromosome 11, EGFV_Vit.rip_1.0, whole genome shotgun sequence:
- the LOC117924755 gene encoding protein NRT1/ PTR FAMILY 7.1-like — MNSKTDFFSHFYFALNLGSLFSSTILVYFEVSGKWILGFLVSTGSAIIALVIFLCGSPGYQHIKPCGNPLPRVAQVFVAAFHKRDVVVPENGDDLYELGGSESAIKGSRKILHSTELKFLYKAAMMIEADMVDPNPWRLCAATQVEEAKCVLKMLSIWLCTIIYSVIFTQMASLFVEQGDVMNREIDNFEIPVATWRYRNVTGNIRVFYRCCPLRKEELSAGIVTVVDSDISLMVISVLGGMPSVLRNRHD; from the exons ATGAACTCCAAAACAGATTTCTTCAGCCATTTCTACTTTGCACTTAACTTGGGGTCTCTCTTTTCCAGCACCATTTTGGTCTATTTTGAGGTTTCTGGGAAGTGGATACTAGGGTTCCTGGTGTCAACAGGTTCAGCTATTATTGCCTTAGTAATATTCTTGTGTGGCTCACCGGGTTATCAGCATATTAAACCGTGTGGCAACCCTTTGCCCCGAGTTGCTCAGGTATTCGTTGCTGCCTTCCACAAAAGGGATGTCGTTGTTCCTGAAAATGGTGATGATTTGTATGAGCTAGGAGGATCAGAATCTGCCATCAAAGGTAGTAGGAAGATTCTTCACAGCACTGAGCTTAAGTTCCTATACAAGGCTGCCATGATGATAGAGGCTGATATGGTGGACCCTAATCCATGGAGACTTTGCGCTGCGACTCAAGTTGAAGAAGCCAAATGTGTTCTAAAAATGTTGTCAATATGGCTATGCACCATCATATACTCTGTTATCTTCACTCAAATGGCCTCTCTATTTGTCGAGCAAGGAGATGTGATGAACAGAGAGATCGACAACTTCGAGATTCCAGTTGCCA CGTGGAGATACAGAAATGTCACAGGTAATATCCGGGTCTTTTATCGGTGCTGCCCACTCAGAAAGGAGGAGCTATCAGCTGGTATTGTGACAGTTGTAGACTCAGATATCTCGCTAATGGTGATTTCAGTGTTGGGTGGGATGCCAAGTGTGCTGAGGAACAG gcatgattga
- the LOC117925581 gene encoding uncharacterized protein LOC117925581 translates to MKGQLLGYLFFFMIITYKAVSYSVRESTFTAEARGSGIQMDAKQLKNVNGMVVESGREGNEEVFNKEVLQETIHKGKGAYGGADLLRQHHTRSAATYPFLVRPVLSTIGHIMIGYVLLVGFF, encoded by the exons ATGAAAGGACAACTACTTGgctatctcttcttcttcatgatcaTAACTTACAAAGCTGTTTCATACTCGGTACGTGAAAGCACTTTCACTGCAGAAGCCCGAGGAAGCGGCATTCAGATGGATGCAAAGCAGCTCAAAA ACGTAAATGGAATGGTGGTGGAATCAGGGAGAGAAGGGAATGAAGAAGTGTTCAATAAGGAAGTGTTGCAAGAAACAATTCATAAAGGAAAGGGGGCTTATGGAGGTGCAGATCTCCTTCGTCAACACCATACTCGCTCAGCCGCAACATACCCCTTCCTAGTTAGACCAGTCTTGTCAACAATTGGGCATATTATGATAGGATATGTGCTGCTTGTTGGTTTCTTTTGA